In Fundulus heteroclitus isolate FHET01 chromosome 16, MU-UCD_Fhet_4.1, whole genome shotgun sequence, a single genomic region encodes these proteins:
- the LOC105936194 gene encoding guanine nucleotide-binding protein G(o) subunit alpha-like isoform X1, whose amino-acid sequence MFCCIKILPLPLKICMGLCLQQDISEENKKAKIKSSVIEQDLCEQARAERDVIKILMLGAAESGKSTIIRQIKIMHSRGFSNQELLSFKPAVLDNLLTSMKIVLQGMGKLRINLANKKNKIQARSILSCSQCLGDDQELLPFVAQAFCALWADQGVRAAAARGYEYELNDSALYFFQNISRIISLNYVPTETDVLRVRVRTCGIIETQFQVDETIFRLFDVGGQRSERRKWLSCFDSVHALLFVVALSSYDQTLLEDPSVNRLQESLELFSSVCTNAVFQKTSLLLFLNKTDLFREKILHSRRHLRFYLSCYQGADCDVDAAARHLAAVFAACNVDSTRPVYQHFTTATDTESMREVFHMVIDQIIKENLAAVQLF is encoded by the exons ATGTTTTGTTGTATAAAAATTCTCCCTCTGCCTCTAAAG ATCTGCATGGGACTGTGCCTCCAGCAGGATATCTCAGAGGAGAATAAGAAAGCCAAAATAAAGAGCTCTGTAATCGAACAGGACCTTTGTGAACAAGCCAGGGCTGAAAGGGATGTAATAAAAATCCTCATGCTTG gagctgcagagagtgGAAAGAGCACAATAATCAGACAGATCAAGATCATGCACAGCCGGGGCTTCTCCAACCAGGAACTTCTTAGTTTCAAG CCTGCAGTGTTGGATAACCTTCTGACCTCCATGAAGATTGTTCTGCAAGGAATGGGCAAGCTGCGGATAAACCTCGCCAACAAGAAGAACAAG ATCCAGGCCCGCTCCATTCTGTCCTGCAGCCAGTGTTTGGGAGACGACCAGGAGCTGCTCCCCTTTGTGGCGCAAGCCTTCTGCGCCCTTTGGGCCGACCAAGGGGTGAGGGCCGCCGCAGCCAGAGGATACGAGTACGAGCTCAACGACTCTGCCCTCTA TTTCTTTCAGAACATAAGTCGAATCATCTCCCTAAACTACGTTCCCACTGAGACGGATGTCCTGAGAGTCAGAGTGAGGACCTGTGGCATCATTGAGACACAGTTTCAAGTCGATGAAACAATCTTTAG ACTGTTTGATGTTGGTGGCCAGCGAAGTGAAAGGAGAAAGTGGCTGAGCTGCTTTGATTCCGTTCACGCCTTGCTGTTCGTCGTGGCCCTCAGCAGCTATGATCAGACGTTGTTGGAGGATCCATCAGTG AATCGGCTTCAGGAAAGTCTGGAACTGTTTTCATCAGTCTGCACAAACGCAGTCTTCCAGAAAACCTCACTG CTTTTGTTCCTGAACAAAACCGATCTTTTCCGGGAGAAGATCCTGCACTCTAGGAGACACTTGAGGTTTTATCTTTCATGCTATCAAG GAGCAGACTGTGACGTGGATGCTGCCGCCCGCCATCTTGCTGCCGTTTTCGCAGCCTGCAACGTGGACTCAACCAGGCCTGTGTACCAGCACTTCACCACGGCCACCGACACTGAAAGCATGAGGGAGGTCTTCCACATGGTCATTGATCAGATCATCAAGGAAAACCTGGCAGCTGTCCAGCTGTTCTAG
- the LOC105936194 gene encoding guanine nucleotide-binding protein G(o) subunit alpha-like isoform X2 translates to MGLCLQQDISEENKKAKIKSSVIEQDLCEQARAERDVIKILMLGAAESGKSTIIRQIKIMHSRGFSNQELLSFKPAVLDNLLTSMKIVLQGMGKLRINLANKKNKIQARSILSCSQCLGDDQELLPFVAQAFCALWADQGVRAAAARGYEYELNDSALYFFQNISRIISLNYVPTETDVLRVRVRTCGIIETQFQVDETIFRLFDVGGQRSERRKWLSCFDSVHALLFVVALSSYDQTLLEDPSVNRLQESLELFSSVCTNAVFQKTSLLLFLNKTDLFREKILHSRRHLRFYLSCYQGADCDVDAAARHLAAVFAACNVDSTRPVYQHFTTATDTESMREVFHMVIDQIIKENLAAVQLF, encoded by the exons ATGGGACTGTGCCTCCAGCAGGATATCTCAGAGGAGAATAAGAAAGCCAAAATAAAGAGCTCTGTAATCGAACAGGACCTTTGTGAACAAGCCAGGGCTGAAAGGGATGTAATAAAAATCCTCATGCTTG gagctgcagagagtgGAAAGAGCACAATAATCAGACAGATCAAGATCATGCACAGCCGGGGCTTCTCCAACCAGGAACTTCTTAGTTTCAAG CCTGCAGTGTTGGATAACCTTCTGACCTCCATGAAGATTGTTCTGCAAGGAATGGGCAAGCTGCGGATAAACCTCGCCAACAAGAAGAACAAG ATCCAGGCCCGCTCCATTCTGTCCTGCAGCCAGTGTTTGGGAGACGACCAGGAGCTGCTCCCCTTTGTGGCGCAAGCCTTCTGCGCCCTTTGGGCCGACCAAGGGGTGAGGGCCGCCGCAGCCAGAGGATACGAGTACGAGCTCAACGACTCTGCCCTCTA TTTCTTTCAGAACATAAGTCGAATCATCTCCCTAAACTACGTTCCCACTGAGACGGATGTCCTGAGAGTCAGAGTGAGGACCTGTGGCATCATTGAGACACAGTTTCAAGTCGATGAAACAATCTTTAG ACTGTTTGATGTTGGTGGCCAGCGAAGTGAAAGGAGAAAGTGGCTGAGCTGCTTTGATTCCGTTCACGCCTTGCTGTTCGTCGTGGCCCTCAGCAGCTATGATCAGACGTTGTTGGAGGATCCATCAGTG AATCGGCTTCAGGAAAGTCTGGAACTGTTTTCATCAGTCTGCACAAACGCAGTCTTCCAGAAAACCTCACTG CTTTTGTTCCTGAACAAAACCGATCTTTTCCGGGAGAAGATCCTGCACTCTAGGAGACACTTGAGGTTTTATCTTTCATGCTATCAAG GAGCAGACTGTGACGTGGATGCTGCCGCCCGCCATCTTGCTGCCGTTTTCGCAGCCTGCAACGTGGACTCAACCAGGCCTGTGTACCAGCACTTCACCACGGCCACCGACACTGAAAGCATGAGGGAGGTCTTCCACATGGTCATTGATCAGATCATCAAGGAAAACCTGGCAGCTGTCCAGCTGTTCTAG
- the LOC105936194 gene encoding guanine nucleotide-binding protein G(o) subunit alpha-like isoform X3 — protein sequence MHSRGFSNQELLSFKPAVLDNLLTSMKIVLQGMGKLRINLANKKNKIQARSILSCSQCLGDDQELLPFVAQAFCALWADQGVRAAAARGYEYELNDSALYFFQNISRIISLNYVPTETDVLRVRVRTCGIIETQFQVDETIFRLFDVGGQRSERRKWLSCFDSVHALLFVVALSSYDQTLLEDPSVNRLQESLELFSSVCTNAVFQKTSLLLFLNKTDLFREKILHSRRHLRFYLSCYQGADCDVDAAARHLAAVFAACNVDSTRPVYQHFTTATDTESMREVFHMVIDQIIKENLAAVQLF from the exons ATGCACAGCCGGGGCTTCTCCAACCAGGAACTTCTTAGTTTCAAG CCTGCAGTGTTGGATAACCTTCTGACCTCCATGAAGATTGTTCTGCAAGGAATGGGCAAGCTGCGGATAAACCTCGCCAACAAGAAGAACAAG ATCCAGGCCCGCTCCATTCTGTCCTGCAGCCAGTGTTTGGGAGACGACCAGGAGCTGCTCCCCTTTGTGGCGCAAGCCTTCTGCGCCCTTTGGGCCGACCAAGGGGTGAGGGCCGCCGCAGCCAGAGGATACGAGTACGAGCTCAACGACTCTGCCCTCTA TTTCTTTCAGAACATAAGTCGAATCATCTCCCTAAACTACGTTCCCACTGAGACGGATGTCCTGAGAGTCAGAGTGAGGACCTGTGGCATCATTGAGACACAGTTTCAAGTCGATGAAACAATCTTTAG ACTGTTTGATGTTGGTGGCCAGCGAAGTGAAAGGAGAAAGTGGCTGAGCTGCTTTGATTCCGTTCACGCCTTGCTGTTCGTCGTGGCCCTCAGCAGCTATGATCAGACGTTGTTGGAGGATCCATCAGTG AATCGGCTTCAGGAAAGTCTGGAACTGTTTTCATCAGTCTGCACAAACGCAGTCTTCCAGAAAACCTCACTG CTTTTGTTCCTGAACAAAACCGATCTTTTCCGGGAGAAGATCCTGCACTCTAGGAGACACTTGAGGTTTTATCTTTCATGCTATCAAG GAGCAGACTGTGACGTGGATGCTGCCGCCCGCCATCTTGCTGCCGTTTTCGCAGCCTGCAACGTGGACTCAACCAGGCCTGTGTACCAGCACTTCACCACGGCCACCGACACTGAAAGCATGAGGGAGGTCTTCCACATGGTCATTGATCAGATCATCAAGGAAAACCTGGCAGCTGTCCAGCTGTTCTAG